CCTGCGCCTTACCCACTATGGAGCGATTCGCTCCCAAGCCTTCCTCGACAAGTACTCCGCTGGCCGACAGGGACTTAAATCGCTCCAAGGACTGTACAAAGAATAGACAGGATGCGGAGGACATGTCCCCTATTTGCATGCAACCCAAAAAGAGTCGAAGACTTGGTCTGAGTCGAAGTCGCTATTAGTACACATTAAGTAAGCGTTGCTTTATacccaaaatatttaaaccGCTGGCCGATTTGAAATGGGTAGAGATTTAGTTGAATTAATTAAGGTATGCCATTAGTGGTCTCATCATGACAGATTGAATAATTGTATAAGTTATCATAATAAGCGTTTTTTGTTAAGTGCACCTTATAAGGAAATAAACGATCCGATAAGGGCCACCCGCTAACCAACTTCCTTAAAGGTGCCCACTTACGAGTTCCGCGAAAAAAACGAGAAGAGACGAAATCAGTCCCACAGTTCACAAAACAAATGCGAAAAAGTAGTAGTCCAGGTCGAATGCCTTAGCCGGCGGCTCATCATCGCGCATCAAGGTATAGATTCCCTGATGGATGAGCTCCCGGAAAGTGTCCGCCTTCATTTTGATGCTGATCCCGTGCTCCTGCAGGCGCCTCATGAACTCACTGGTCATCGCCAAGTACGGCAGACTGTTGGACACGCAGTAGGATTCGAGGGTAAAACCCACGGCCTGGCGAATCATGTTGAAGCGCGGCGTCTTCAGCAGGTACTGCTGCATCAGGATCAGCTCCAGGCGGTCCTCGTacaatatgtatatgtagctCTGATTGAGCCCATCCCGGTACGCCTTTAGCAGGGTGGCGTTCAAGCTCAAGCTGTTCCTGCGGAGCCGTTCGGGCAGGAAGGTTTTCGCCTTCATCTGACTTCTGTAGTACTCGTCGTGCAGACTGGGGTAGGGAGCCCTGGCCAGATCCTCCAGAGTGTTGTACTCCTCGTCGTACAGCCCGGATGTGAGGATGCTGGAGAGCGTGGCCAAGTAGACGTTGGTCAGTATAAAGCCTCCGATCGTTAGAATGCCATGGATGGCCACGTCCCTCCAGCCAGCAACTCTGATTTTCTGGTGGCAGTTGTATAGGATGTGGCTGAGGCTGTACAGCAAGCACTTTCCAATCTCGACTCGTGCTCCTCGCGCAGCCAGATGCAGCATTACGGTTCCGTACAAGACAGTCGAAATCACGACCGCCCAAAGGGTCCAGCCGAAGGGCTTGGAGTAGTACAGATAACTGGAAATCGGACGGGCGTGGGGAGCCATGAAGTACTCGCGGATAATCGAAAGTGGTGCTGTGTAGGCCACTTCCAAGCTGAAATCTTTGAAGTAGCAAACAATGTCGATCTTTTTTGTATGTAGCATTTCAGCAACGGCCAAGTATACATCATATTCCGGCAGATCGGGTATGGGTACACTCTCGATGGTGGCGTTATAGCGATAAGTCAGCTCCTTGACCGCTGTGAACAAATATCCTGCTCGCACCAAGCCACCCTGTTCGTTGGAGTACTCAAAGTCCCGAGGAGCTAATGTGCTTCGAAGTATGCGGACAGGAAAGCCTTGAAAGTTTCGAATTATCCTTGCGCGATCGAAATACTCGGACACATTTGATAGGCTGATCGGTTGAATGCTAGGATACGGTAGGTAGCTGTAGAGGCCCTTTCCGCTCATCAGAATTACATTTACGAATCCCTCCTTGAAGCAGTAGGTGTAGAGGTCCTGTTTCGGAAATCCTGGTTCCTCATTGCTCAGGAACACTATGTGCAGCTCATGGAGCTCGTCCAACAAGCGTGGCAGAAGACTGGCAACCAGTGGATTCAGATCTGAATCCATTACACTTACTATGATAAGGGTACTCTCTGTGAAGTTTCCCCGAATTCTAAGATCTCTAGCTTCCCTCGAGTTGGAGGAGAGTAAAATTCTCGGCGAGTCCAATTTGTGGAGTATCTCTGAGGTGGCGCAGCACTCAAAATCGATGAACACATTGAGCTCCGTTTGGAGAGCCAAATTGAGATCCTGGAGTACTTGGACTTGCATGGATTCCGAGTCAGAAGCCCCGACCAAGCACAGAAGAACTGACACCAGCAGAAaagaaatcattttaattACCATAAGGCAGCGGGAAAATGCTTTTATAGGCTGCGTAGAATGCCCACATGACaaggcaaaaatattttcaggtTGCATTTAAAAGGATAATGGATTAATTGCCATCCACCCCATCAAACCAAAGCTCAAGAAGACAAATGTCATATTACTCTTCCATTAACCTAGTGTATATTAGCAAATAACTCAAGTCATTTTAGCTGTTTGAGTTGCAGGATGAAGTAGATTCCAAATCAAACAGTTTTGAATTTCCCGCCCACTGAATGGAAACTTTCAAGCACTGGCAGCTCCACCGATATATGCCTCCAGTTCTGGTCGCTGTCCAGCACTACCATATGTGCACTTTTTATTCCCATTCCAATTCCAGTTGGTAAGAAAAGTGTAATTGTTACGTTGTGGCAGTGAAATTGTATCATAATTCTTTTACCATTCCAAATCGGAGCATATTAGAGTGTTAAGACCCGCAAGGTAACGACACTTAATTGCCAAACGCCCGCAGATGAGTTTGTTTACGCCCCCTTtgtggcaacaaaaacaaaaggggaAAGTTGTGTTTACGTTTTCTAAAGCCAGATACCGTTTTCGGGGTGGTTTTGGTTCAATCGGGGAGTTTCCAACGGAAAGGCCTTGTAATTAAGTGTGATAAGGGCCCTCGCTCTCGCTGGCAATTAAAACTAGACGTCTTGTTTCTTCTGATAATCGTGTTTTTGAGTCAAATACCTACACACCAAGCAATCGGGTTTACGTGTGTGTATACACTAAGTGGGGCGGCATTGGGGTGGACCCTTTGCACAGTTGAATCCCTCTGCTCAACTGGCGTTAGCTGTCAAGTGTGTAAGTTATTTGCTCCCAGCTGCCCCAAAATTGAAGCTGTGCTCTGTGGGACCCAAGTGGCAGAACAACATAGTCCAGACATATAGGTACCAGTACATACGACCGACTCGCTCCGCACTCGCGATTTGAAAGCCCCTTTATCGGAACCATATGAGTATGCATGTATAAAACTCGATTGCGGCCGCAAATAAATTAGTCTCAGTTCGGTTCGTTTTGTTTGGAAACAGTTCTCTCGATCTCCGAACAGACACGTCAGTGTCAGTGGCAGCAGGCAAAATGTAGTATTTGCAATTCCACACTCAGTTTTCCCTATAGTATAACCTACTCCGATCTCCGCAGCGCAACTCAGACTAAGGCTAATCCGAAACCATGTCCGACGACTTCGATGGCTGCGAGTGCGTCTGGTCGCAGGAGTATGCGATGCAACGCCTCATCAACTTCGTAAGTTTCTGTGCGCGCAGCTCCCAGCTCATTTGATCAAGTGTACTTCCTTATAGATACGACAAAACCAGAATGCCTGCGGGGACAACGAGTGTTACGATGGTCAGTATCAATGTCTCACGTCTTTTTTTAAGTATGAAAacatttagatttataatacattttgcaCAGCATGAAATCAGTAACAGTCTTTTACTCAAGTGAAGATTGTAACAttcatttttcgcatttgcatttttaaaacaattcaGTATAGACTAGGGTCATACGCGCTTAGTGATAAGTtgccaaaaagtatgcagtGCTTCTACTTGCGGACTATAGTATAAACCATAACTAATCCATCCGTCCTCAGTCACCGGACGCACTCCGCACCAGGCGCAGATCGCCGGACGCGGCGATGACAGCGGCTTCTCCGTCGCCATGATCTTCCTGATCGTGGCCATGTTCATGTACATAGTGAACCCGAGTACCTGGGGCAACTTCACCAGCAACAAGCGAGCTGGCGGCCGACGCGACAATAACCAGGACGGCTCTCCGCCGCAGCCTCCTCCGCCGGCCATCAACTAGGCGACTCCGAGGACCCCTGCTTCTACGAAACCTGAGCATCCACAACACAATTTTCAGACCGCAATTCCTTGTTTTGTTAATTCTCCCACTATTGGGACAGAAACCACGGATAGAACCAAATCAATCGACTTGGTGGCATCCATTCGCACGTTTACACAGAACACAGATTAGGCAAATTATACACCTCTTACATTGtacaaaacacaaaaccgCGCACTCTGAAACACACCGGCTTATCAACTAACATATTTGGACACTTTTTAAAAGACTTTGGAAAACTAACCGCTTTCCTTGTGTATTTCCTTTGTACAAGAGGctttaaaatctttaaaatgtacatatgGTGGGCGGGAATTGATGTGGTTTGTATTGCCGTCTCCCTGGTCTCGTCAGTTCTCGttctgcagtttcaccatctTTTCGCGTACGTTCTTTAGCAGATCCTTCATTTGTTCGTACTTTCCCGTGGAGTCGGGCAGGTTTTCAAAGTTGATCACATCGCTGACGCCCACCTTAAAGTTGCTGCCCACAGGCAGTCTGTCGTAAACGGAGAATTTCAGCAAAGGCGTGCCCTCATAAGACGCCTTAAAGGGAGTCGAGGGTGCTGATCGGGACTGCTCATTATTTCCGGACTCGGCAGCAGATGGACCAACCTCCGTCTCAGACGTGTCATCCAGGTCGGTTGGTGATTTCGATTCATTCGCTGTCGTGTTATGCGACGCATTAACATCCAGCTCTTGGAGGAGCTCCTCCTGCTGGGCCTTCAAATCTTCCAGGCTTGGAGATGGCGAGCGCGCTGTCAGTTCGCCATCTTCGCACTCTTCGGGCGGAGGTGGTTGCGGCGGGGGCACTGATGGTGGCAGTGGAGGGTCCTCTGTTTCCTCTTCTAGTTCCATGTCGTAGTCATCGAAGCTGGTCAGCAACTCGCTGGGAGCGGGAACACGGTCGTGTGGAGCAGGCAAATCCACTAGCTTCTTGCGCTTGTAACCGTTGATCACGTTTTCGCCCAACGATTTAATGAAGTTCTCCTTGGACTGGCTCTCTTGGAATGGCGGTACATTGTGGTGCTTAAAATCCTGTGGGTTTGTGGGATAATGAAAGGATACGTTGGTTTTGTAATATCAATACTTACGTCGAAACAATTGGCCTTAGGCTGGACGTTGAAGCCGGGATACTCCACTATTTTGTTGACGTCGTATTTAAAGGTTTCGGACTCTCCCTCTTCCTCGTCGGATTTTGTAACCTCCGAGCCCTGCAAGGAGTATATATAGAGTTCCGCTGATCACACCGGCAGGTAACTTACATCTGCATTAAACAGAGCTATGCCCGAGCTCTGCACCTTTGCCTCCTCCAGCCAAGCAGGCGGATAGCCCAGCACTCGCATGCGGTAGAAAATGAAGGGCAACTGGCCGCGACTGTAGCCCATGGCATGGCGCGTCTTAGTGCTGATCTTGCCGGGGCGTATGTGACCGAACCGCTGCTCTGTATCGACGTGATAGCGCTCTGTGCGGCTGGTCATCTTTTTGCGAGCGCGCGTTATCCTTGAATTGTTTCTTGGCTTGGTACAGTCGCGTAGGGAGTGCTCTGTGTCGCCGCAATTGAAGCACGACGACTGCGCCTTGGGTCGAAAGCACTTGTTGACCGCCTCTGCCTTCAGTTTTTTCCGTTCTTCCGTCTGCTCGTCCAGGATGTCGGCATTGCAGCGCTTGTAGGAGGGAACGTTTGCGGCATTCAGCTTGGCCGCTGGCTGAGTGTCGATCAGGAAGAGGTCTTGGGGCTCCTCCTCTGGCAAGGTCCTACTTCTTTCGAAGGCTGATATCATTAGTTCCTGTGGGTTGTCCCGGAACACAATTTGCTTGTCTGCAAAAGCGCCTTCCAAGGCGACGAGCACTTGCTGCTGCAGACTGGTGAAGTGCGCTTCCTTGTTAAATCGAACTTCGAAGACCAGGCTATCCCCATCTTCCTCGGTGGTGTCCTAAATTGGAATTGCTTGCATTGCCGTAGTATCGTATATATCCAGAATTACCCACCTGAATCGATGTATTTGAGTGTTTTTCCTCAATTTTGTCGGTTGGAGGTTCGATCTCTTTTCTGGTCAATTCTTCGGGACAGACGAACACCACATCGTCTTCCAGCTCCCCATCTTCCACGTCGTCATCCACAATCACCACGCTGTTTTGTGAATCGTCTATCAGTATAACGCTGTTGTCCATTTCTGTTTAAAACGGGGTTTTCTCTGATAATTCAGATTtgcttgaaaatatttgttatttttctccCTTATTGCAGGGTTGTCATGCCAACGCAAAGCAATTGATAATATATCGAGCGCTATCGATTTCTATTTGCGATAGCTGCAATCGATATTCGGCgcctaaatttaaaaatcgtTGCATATTTATTGGTGTCtcctgttttcattttttgtgttATATATTCTTTCGAATGGCttctaataaaaaaaattaacaataaaatgtaGTGCAATTATATAAACCGATatattggatttttttttattaaaaaccataCTTTTCAGCTCGCATCATCttaagaaatatattaaatatatactatTTAACTTTcctatacatatgtaagtaaaatatttccaTCATAAGCAATTTAATTATGCAAACGGGAGTTGACCATATAAATTCTGGAGATAACTTCAAATTTGGCAATGTGTAATCATACTTCCGCCTTCGGATTCAGAAATTATGTTAACTTTTCTCAGCACATCTGACATGCGAGTGGAACCTTGATTCTCGGGAGCAGAAGACGTCATGTCGCGGCTGATTTGAATCTCGCGAGTCACCTGCTGAATGCCAATCGCATCGATCTCGAATTAATGTGGCTCGCACTCATGGGGAGGAAAACCCTGCTTCAGGGGTAATTGTGAATTCAACTTACAATCGGGGAATTCTTCCGACAGAACGCGTGGAATGCCGCCGCCTGCCGTAGAAGATTTCGTCCAATTTGAATAAAAGCTCGCCGAGATTGGGCCACCAGTTGCATGCCAATGAGCGCAAGTCAGCACCATTCAGCATAAATAGATGCCATCTTTGATGGGGAGGCACACTCACCATGGATCTTCTCAAGAGgcacctgctgctcctggtcATCGGAGCTTGCCTGTGTGTCTGCGCCCAGGCCACGATCACCATCCAGAAAACCAAGCCAGCGCTGCCGGATCCCAGCCAGTTGCTAGCCAAGCTACCGCCAAAGCCGGACTTTCTCAAGGATCCCTCTAAATTACTAGCCAAAATCGCGCAATCCAAACCAGCTCTCCCAGATCCCAGCCAGCTGCTCGCCAAACTGCCGCCCAAGCCCGCTATCCTCAAGGATCCCAGCCAGCTGCTCTCCAAGTTCGTGAAACCAAAGCCAGTGATCATAAAGCCGGTGATTGTGAAGCCGGTGGTGGTGGTCAAGCCCGTGGCGGTTGGCGGAGGTGGCGGTGGTCACGGCCACGGACATCATGGACATCATGGACACCATGGCAAGGGCAAGCTATAACTTTAGATTTCTTTATAGAGTAACAgtaagagaaagagaaaggtgaaatataatttaagtAAATGTATACATCTGTGACAAGTTCATCACTCGGCTTTAAAAACAATCTATAAACCACTTCAGTGTAAAATGCTTATACTTAATAAAAGCGTGTAAGTAAAGAGTATGATTATCAGTTAAAACGTGTCTTCCATATGGTGGCCATTGAACAACAAGTGAAATAGAAAGTGAAAGGGGTTTGCTCGCCCCCAGAAAATGTGACCCAGAACCTTGAGCTCTCCATAAGCGCATATCGATGTGCATAATGAATCCATCACTCGCTAGGCTAACGATGTCCCTTTGTGAGCAAATTGAAAGGCGGGACTGCTTTTCCAGTTGTCCTGTCgccaacgcggcgtatgagcaattgcaatttgagGGGCGCACGGGGCGGATGCGCGATGCTGGGATGCTCGGCGTGGGACGGCACATTAGCACGCAGCAGCGGACCAAGTGGCGATAAGAGCGCGTTTTAATCAACGTAATCATAATCATATGACCAGAACAGACATTCCGCGGCGGCACAATCGTATAATTTATACGGTTTTCTTGGCTTGAGTTCAGTTTGAGTTGTGTTCGAGTTTGGGTTGTCTTGCGTTTATGTCTCGGGGCTCTTTGTAATCAGCCAATACTAACCGCGCATTATGCAAAACCATcggcaccaccaccagctcCGACACCCCGAGCCCTTGCATctggatgctggatgctggatgcGAGCGGCGTATAAAAGCGACTTGGCCAGAAGTTTCGCAAACATTTTGGCATCGCCTGAGTTTTGTGCTAGACTCGTCGGGAAAGTGCTCACTAAGTTCATTCCGCTCATCCGTCAAGCCAGCGAAAGGTCCTCAGAATGGTGAGTGCAGGGAATATGGTCTTGTCTGTCAGGAAGTGGTATCACAAATTAAAGGAAAGACAGTGACTCGAAAGATCGTGTGAAATTAATAACTATGGATGCTGCTGTTCAAGGATCTTTGAAGTGTTTTAATGGCCCTGAAAGCTTCAGAAAAAAAGTTCTTACtagttaattttttaaatattttgtttttcaatgcTGACGTTAACTGCAGTTCCGGTAAAGAAGAGATGAATCTTCGAGATCACGTTAGCACCCAGCGGAACCAGAACCATGTCCCAACCAAAACGACACTATCATTTTGCTTGGGATTTTATGGCCACACAAACCCATCCACGGATCGATCGATTGATCGTTTGCGGTCGATTGGGGCTAAGTGTGAGTGAGTCGCGGGGCTTTGCAATATTTTCTGAGCTAGCGTCTGTCGTCCGGACTGGGTCTAAAAATAGATCTAGTTTCAATTACAGTGGAAACTCGTTTGGCGACGACGGCTGCGGGGAGAGAAAAGCCGCCGACTCGGGCGTTTGgcaattgaaaattgtttggaATTGCTATTTATGTTGCGGCGCGTCTCTCTAAATGGCATCGGTTATATCTGGATTTCCTAAGTGCCCATCACGAGTCAGAGTCACGAACCGAGATACATCTGCAGATCGGTTTCGCTTCGCTCTGACCTTTGCGAGGCTCTGAGAAAGTGCCCGAGTCGCGGAGCATCTTGGGGCAAGTCCGAGATCTGAGATCCAAGATCCGAATCTCGATCCCAGCTTGTGCCT
The sequence above is drawn from the Drosophila melanogaster chromosome 2R genome and encodes:
- the Ir60e gene encoding ionotropic receptor 60e (point mutation, may be evolving pseudogene); its protein translation is MVIKMISFLLVSVLLCLVGASDSESMQVQVLQDLNLALQTELNVFIDFECCATSEILHKLDSPRILLSSNSREARDLRIRGNFTESTLIIVSVMDSDLNPLVASLLPRLLDELHELHIVFLSNEEPGFPKQDLYTYCFKEGFVNVILMSGKGLYSYLPYPSIQPISLSNVSEYFDRARIIRNFQGFPVRILRSTLAPRDFEYSNEQGGLVRAGYLFTAVKELTYRYNATIESVPIPDLPEYDVYLAVAEMLHTKKIDIVCYFKDFSLEVAYTAPLSIIREYFMAPHARPISSYLYYSKPFGWTLWAVVISTVLYGTVMLHLAARGARVEIGKCLLYSLSHILYNCHQKIRVAGWRDVAIHGILTIGGFILTNVYLATLSSILTSGLYDEEYNTLEDLARAPYPSLHDEYYRSQMKAKTFLPERLRRNSLSLNATLLKAYRDGLNQSYIYILYEDRLELILMQQYLLKTPRFNMIRQAVGFTLESYCVSNSLPYLAMTSEFMRRLQEHGISIKMKADTFRELIHQGIYTLMRDDEPPAKAFDLDYYFFAFVLWTVGLISSLLVFFAELVSGHL
- the CG13585 gene encoding uncharacterized protein, isoform A, with translation MSDDFDGCECVWSQEYAMQRLINFIRQNQNACGDNECYDVTGRTPHQAQIAGRGDDSGFSVAMIFLIVAMFMYIVNPSTWGNFTSNKRAGGRRDNNQDGSPPQPPPPAIN
- the CG4622 gene encoding uncharacterized protein, isoform A, giving the protein MDNSVILIDDSQNSVVIVDDDVEDGELEDDVVFVCPEELTRKEIEPPTDKIEEKHSNTSIQDTTEEDGDSLVFEVRFNKEAHFTSLQQQVLVALEGAFADKQIVFRDNPQELMISAFERSRTLPEEEPQDLFLIDTQPAAKLNAANVPSYKRCNADILDEQTEERKKLKAEAVNKCFRPKAQSSCFNCGDTEHSLRDCTKPRNNSRITRARKKMTSRTERYHVDTEQRFGHIRPGKISTKTRHAMGYSRGQLPFIFYRMRVLGYPPAWLEEAKVQSSGIALFNADGSEVTKSDEEEGESETFKYDVNKIVEYPGFNVQPKANCFDDFKHHNVPPFQESQSKENFIKSLGENVINGYKRKKLVDLPAPHDRVPAPSELLTSFDDYDMELEEETEDPPLPPSVPPPQPPPPEECEDGELTARSPSPSLEDLKAQQEELLQELDVNASHNTTANESKSPTDLDDTSETEVGPSAAESGNNEQSRSAPSTPFKASYEGTPLLKFSVYDRLPVGSNFKVGVSDVINFENLPDSTGKYEQMKDLLKNVREKMVKLQNEN
- the CG11413 gene encoding uncharacterized protein, which translates into the protein MDLLKRHLLLLVIGACLCVCAQATITIQKTKPALPDPSQLLAKLPPKPDFLKDPSKLLAKIAQSKPALPDPSQLLAKLPPKPAILKDPSQLLSKFVKPKPVIIKPVIVKPVVVVKPVAVGGGGGGHGHGHHGHHGHHGKGKL